A region from the Ichthyobacterium seriolicida genome encodes:
- the fumC gene encoding class II fumarate hydratase encodes MEEYRIEIDTLGEVKVPAEKYWGAQTQRSIDNFKIGNPGSMPKEVIEGFAYLKKAAAYTNCELGILTKEKRDVISAVCDEILEGKHEEEFPLVIWQTGSGTQSNMNVNEVISNRAEVLLGNSLGDKTRFVHPNDDANKSQSSNDTFPTAMHIAAYKSIIEITVPGVEKLRDVLREKSEEFKRVVKIGRTHLMDATPLTLGQEFSGYVSQLDHGLKALRNTLNHLSEIALGGTAVGTGINTPPNYSVKVAEYISKFTELPFKTAENKFEALASNDAIVESHGALKQIAVSLMKIANDIRLLSSGPRSGIGEIIIPSNEPGSSIMPGKVNPTQCEAITMVASQVMGNDVTISIAGSNGHYQLNVFKPVIIANLLQSSRLIGDACVSFTEKCVYGIQPNYVNIKRHLDNSLMLVTALNTKIGYEKSAEIAKAAHKNGTSLKQEAVRLGYLTELEFDKWVRPEEMIGNL; translated from the coding sequence ATGGAAGAATATCGTATAGAAATAGATACTTTGGGTGAAGTAAAAGTGCCTGCAGAAAAATATTGGGGAGCACAGACACAGAGGTCTATAGACAACTTCAAAATTGGTAATCCAGGATCTATGCCAAAAGAAGTTATAGAGGGATTTGCATATTTAAAAAAGGCTGCGGCTTATACAAATTGTGAATTAGGTATTTTGACAAAAGAAAAAAGGGATGTTATATCTGCTGTATGTGATGAAATTTTGGAGGGAAAACACGAAGAAGAATTTCCATTGGTAATATGGCAAACGGGATCTGGGACACAGTCTAATATGAATGTAAATGAGGTCATCTCCAATAGGGCAGAAGTGTTATTAGGAAACAGCTTAGGAGATAAAACTAGATTCGTTCATCCAAATGACGATGCTAATAAATCTCAGTCATCTAATGACACATTTCCAACTGCTATGCACATTGCAGCGTATAAATCTATAATAGAGATAACTGTGCCGGGGGTGGAGAAATTAAGAGATGTTTTAAGAGAAAAATCAGAAGAATTTAAACGTGTAGTCAAGATAGGTAGGACTCACCTTATGGATGCTACACCTCTCACTTTAGGTCAAGAGTTTTCTGGATATGTATCTCAATTAGATCACGGTTTAAAAGCGTTGAGAAATACTTTAAATCACCTTTCGGAGATAGCTCTAGGAGGGACGGCTGTAGGTACGGGCATAAACACTCCTCCAAATTACAGTGTAAAAGTCGCTGAGTATATTTCCAAATTTACTGAGTTGCCATTCAAAACAGCAGAAAATAAATTTGAAGCATTGGCTTCTAATGATGCAATTGTAGAGTCTCACGGCGCTTTAAAACAAATAGCTGTATCTTTAATGAAAATAGCTAATGATATTAGGTTGCTGTCATCAGGCCCTCGTTCGGGGATAGGAGAAATAATTATTCCTTCTAATGAACCTGGTTCATCTATCATGCCTGGAAAAGTAAATCCTACACAATGTGAGGCTATTACTATGGTGGCATCTCAAGTGATGGGAAATGATGTCACAATTTCTATAGCTGGTTCTAACGGTCATTATCAATTGAATGTTTTTAAGCCTGTTATAATAGCCAATCTATTGCAGTCTTCTAGATTGATAGGAGATGCTTGTGTATCTTTTACAGAAAAATGTGTGTATGGCATACAGCCCAACTACGTTAATATAAAACGTCATTTAGACAATTCACTTATGTTAGTAACTGCTTTGAATACAAAAATAGGTTACGAAAAATCTGCAGAAAT